Proteins encoded within one genomic window of Kaistia algarum:
- a CDS encoding DUF992 domain-containing protein, producing MKNVSLKVAALAFATAFAGSAHAADADVKYEDDLRGGVKVGMLTCDIDGGLGYVIGSAKEINCTFKSTRGRVEHYTGNIKKLGVDIGVTKRGTLIWAVFAPVAGYHSGALSGLYLGATAEATVVAGLGANVLVGGTGGSIALQMVSVTGQLGLNVAAGGAALTLNPVVR from the coding sequence ATGAAGAACGTCTCGCTCAAGGTTGCAGCCCTCGCCTTCGCGACCGCTTTCGCCGGCTCCGCCCATGCAGCTGACGCCGACGTCAAGTACGAGGACGATCTGCGCGGCGGCGTGAAGGTCGGCATGTTGACCTGCGACATTGACGGCGGCCTTGGCTATGTCATCGGCTCGGCGAAGGAAATCAACTGCACCTTCAAGTCGACCCGCGGCCGCGTCGAGCATTACACCGGCAATATCAAGAAGCTCGGCGTCGATATCGGCGTCACCAAGCGCGGCACGCTGATCTGGGCGGTGTTTGCCCCGGTTGCCGGCTATCATTCCGGCGCGCTCTCGGGCCTCTATCTCGGCGCAACCGCTGAAGCGACCGTCGTTGCCGGCCTCGGTGCCAATGTCCTCGTCGGTGGCACGGGCGGCTCGATCGCCCTGCAGATGGTCAGCGTTACGGGCCAGCTCGGCCTCAATGTCGCCGCCGGCGGCGCCGCGCTGACGCTGAACCCTGTCGTTCGCTGA
- a CDS encoding magnesium transporter CorA family protein: MLTAYSTTDRGPEAQAPQSTVPTSWIDLYEPTPEEDRTAEAFLGGEIPTQEEAREIEFSSRFYVENGIVFMTASLLVGVEDGTPGLTPFTFAMRKDKLVTLRYANMTAFRQFLARASKADAACTTSAGVFAGLLDAIIDRTADVIEHITQDVDRLNDEIFLRKRGRKRSQFLAAALGGLGKQGNLASKSRESLASLERLVQYAATVMPERGAKGDGLSARLKLALRDIRSLEDHVTFLLSKITFLLDATLGLVSNEQNRVVSVLTVVSTILLPPMLIGTIYGMNFKDMPELEWVFGYPVAVSAMILSAILPYLFFKLRGWM, from the coding sequence ATGCTGACCGCCTATTCAACCACCGACCGCGGGCCCGAGGCGCAGGCGCCTCAATCGACGGTGCCGACCAGCTGGATCGACCTCTATGAACCGACGCCCGAGGAGGATCGGACGGCTGAGGCGTTTCTGGGCGGCGAGATTCCGACCCAGGAAGAGGCGCGCGAGATCGAGTTCTCCAGCCGCTTCTACGTCGAGAACGGCATCGTCTTCATGACCGCCAGCCTGCTCGTCGGTGTCGAGGACGGGACGCCGGGACTGACGCCATTCACCTTCGCCATGCGCAAGGACAAGCTGGTGACGCTGCGCTATGCCAATATGACGGCGTTCCGCCAGTTTCTCGCTCGCGCTTCCAAGGCGGACGCGGCCTGCACGACATCGGCCGGCGTGTTCGCCGGATTGCTGGATGCGATCATCGATCGCACGGCGGACGTGATCGAACACATCACGCAGGACGTCGATCGGCTCAATGACGAGATTTTCCTGCGCAAGCGGGGGCGCAAGCGAAGCCAGTTTCTGGCCGCGGCGCTGGGCGGGCTCGGGAAGCAGGGCAATCTGGCCTCGAAGTCGCGCGAGAGCCTCGCCTCGCTGGAGCGGCTTGTCCAATATGCGGCGACGGTAATGCCGGAGCGGGGTGCCAAGGGGGATGGTCTATCGGCGCGGCTGAAGCTGGCGCTGCGCGACATACGCTCGCTCGAGGACCACGTTACCTTCCTGCTGAGCAAGATCACGTTCTTGCTGGACGCGACGCTCGGCCTCGTCTCGAACGAGCAGAACCGCGTCGTCAGCGTGCTCACCGTCGTCTCGACGATCCTGCTGCCGCCGATGCTGATCGGCACGATCTACGGCATGAACTTCAAGGACATGCCGGAGCTGGAATGGGTGTTCGGCTATCCGGTCGCGGTGAGCGCGATGATCCTGTCGGCCATCCTGCCCTACCTGTTCTTCAAGCTGCGCGGCTGGATGTAG